The window ACAGCCCTGAATAACACACCGAAGGCCCCCTTTATCTCCAATGAGTGAGGCATCTTAATTCAACTTGAAGGTGTTATGCTTTGGGGGAGACTAGTACTTTGTAGTCATGGGAGTATGTGGAGGAAACAACGACTTGCCTGTTTGGAGAAAATACAGCCTTATTGAACTCCTGAACCTGAGTTTCAGCAATGTGAATTAAACTCTACTATgatgttaccaaaaaaatagataaataaacaAACTCTAATCTGGTTTGTCATCTTAATAGTATAGTTGCAAACCAACTAGGGAAAGTAAACATTCAGAACTTGAGAGCTCTTGTAGAAGAGGATTTGCAAGACCAAGGTTTCAATCTTTCCCTGCTCAGTCATTGGAGTTTTGACATTTTCCAAAATCGAATCAATTataaatttttgggaaaaagaatgctaaccggtcaTGTGGTTAGCGTGGTTCTTGCGCCTAGACCCAAATAAATACCTTTGTGCACGAGAAGACTGTTCAACCCCAAATGAAATcgaaaatcacatccaaaccaatgcctttaTGCACATTTTCATTGGCTACCGCGCTGGTGCAAGAGCAATATGACCATTTAGCTCCACTTATAGATTGGTTGGTTGTGATTTCAGTTATCGTTTCCGGTTGACACCCTTGGGCTCCGTTTGGTTGGAAGAGATATAGAACTGAAACTAAATCAATgcaaaagtgaaattttttataatcattacctTACTTACCTAAAAAAAGCATAACTCCAAAATATATCGAATTTGGTtattaattttcattttcttttgcagTCAATATTCCTttgattcaaaaaataaaatggattttatgtggtaagattttttttcaaaaaaaaaaaacacggtAAGAATTTTAAGTAAACTGTACAATTGTGATTAGAAAGCTTTCCTTTTCAAAAGTGATTTTTCTTCTATTTACTTCTTTTCTGTTTGAAAGTGATTTCTTTTCCATTCACTTCGtttacttgcaaccaaacagagccttaaATTATCTATAACTTTCACCACCCAGCGTCGGGTGTCGTTTCTTTAAAGCCTTTCCCTCCTTAAACCTTTGATTTCTAGGTGCAGACTGCAGGGAAACTGAAAAACCGTAGTTTCGCTTGTCTTCGATAACCGAAAATGGTATGAaactatctttctctctctctcttggtttttcCATGGCATTATATGGTGCTTATATGTGTTGGTATTAATCTGCTTGTCTGTTTGTCTTGAAGACCGCCGAAGCCGTGAATCCGAAAGCGTACCCACTGGCCGATGCCCAGCTCACAATAACCATTCTAGACCTTATTCAACAAGCTGCCAACTACAAACAGCTGAAAAAGGGTGCAAATGAAGGTCTGTCTGTCTTCTGCCTGACACGCCTTGAAGGCTAAAACCCTAAAGCCATCAATTTATCTTCCATCTTGTACTTATTGTCTAATGGGTCATATTAATCCGATCCGAATTTCAGCTACCAAGACGCTCAACAGGGGCATATCAGAGTTCATAGTAATGGCAGCTGATACTGAGCCGCTCGAAAttcttctccaccttcctctACTCGCCGAAGATAAGGTACTTGCCTCTTCTTGGAtagtttctctctttttaagATTCAGTTGCTTCTTGTACACCTGAACATGTGATGGGTTTAAGCACTCTGATTCTTTCATAAGGGGATTAGATATGACCCTTTCAaaatttaagggtgtcaatcggttcggttctgattttgtattttggttttgattaatTCAAGGTACAATATGTACAAACTgaagttttgaataattttcataaattCAAACTAAAACCCGACTGAAtctgtttgttttattcggTTCCTCTTCGATTTTCTACATTCGCATTCATTCGGTAATTTGGTTCAACTTATTCGGTTCCTAAGTCTTGTGCTAGCCTTGAAGAAGCAAAGgcacaaaaaaattaaataggcAGAATTACAGAACTACGGGAGAGAAGTAAGGAGAGTCACTGACGCGAGATGAAGTGATAACTGAAATCTTAGAGCTCATGTTTAAGCCATTTAGGGTTTAGTATGGTTTAGGTTCAATTCAGTTCAAAACAACGGTTTGTAGcttaaaaccaaaattgaactgaACTGAATAGAATTTCaatttccaaaaccaaaattgaactgatttttttttgttatttggttttAAATGGCTGATTTCGGTTCTGGTTTTCAATTccggttctaaattgacacaCTTACTATCAATAGTTAGAGTCACTAATACTTTTGGGGTATTACATTATTCCGTCGTTATAAAGGTAAATGTTGAGATGTACGAAATAACTCGTTAAGTGCATATTATAAACTGGAGAGGACAGTTGATGCTAGGAAGATACTGTGCTTGGCAGTTAAAACCAATTTACAGGCCATtctctacacacacacacagtgcGTGTgcatggtgggggggggggagtgtgcTAAGATAAAGTGTCTTAGCGAATCTGCCATTTTATTACATGTACTTTTCAGATACTAGCACCTGCACATTAGCAGTTAGAAAAATACACACAAGAT is drawn from Telopea speciosissima isolate NSW1024214 ecotype Mountain lineage chromosome 1, Tspe_v1, whole genome shotgun sequence and contains these coding sequences:
- the LOC122650868 gene encoding NHP2-like protein 1, which produces MTAEAVNPKAYPLADAQLTITILDLIQQAANYKQLKKGANEATKTLNRGISEFIVMAADTEPLEILLHLPLLAEDKNVPYVFVPSKQALGRACGVTRPVIACSVTSNEGSQLKSQIQQLKDAIEKLLI